From a region of the Emcibacteraceae bacterium genome:
- a CDS encoding DUF4412 domain-containing protein, which produces MTNFKTNSKILFSALFISLISTPLYAGEIIEIINKDLRKKNAQEETMQVLFSDGNMKMKGMEGNEMIFDGAAQNMTVISHQDKSYMIFDKSTAGSVKSQMDAAMEKALANVPPEQRAMVEKMMKQRMSSMGGQQQMQMPQVKTEIKKTGKNDTINGYACDYYEAYRGDQKQGEYCITSWSDLDVGEDIQTSFKNMAEFMKGFMEELSKMSPVRMDDNPFNYMNEMEGFPVLSRQFSNGQATHESMLSSISNQDIDESEFIAPEGYKQRNLMGQ; this is translated from the coding sequence ATGACTAATTTCAAGACAAATTCTAAAATTTTATTTTCCGCACTTTTCATTTCACTTATTTCCACCCCTCTTTATGCCGGGGAAATCATTGAAATTATAAACAAAGACCTGCGCAAGAAAAACGCTCAGGAAGAAACCATGCAGGTGTTATTTTCAGACGGCAATATGAAAATGAAAGGCATGGAAGGCAACGAAATGATTTTCGACGGTGCCGCGCAAAATATGACTGTCATTTCCCATCAGGACAAATCCTACATGATTTTTGATAAATCAACCGCCGGTTCTGTTAAAAGCCAAATGGACGCCGCAATGGAAAAAGCACTGGCAAATGTTCCACCCGAACAGCGGGCTATGGTTGAAAAAATGATGAAGCAAAGAATGTCTTCTATGGGCGGACAACAGCAAATGCAGATGCCACAGGTAAAAACTGAAATTAAAAAGACAGGAAAGAATGACACCATCAACGGCTATGCCTGTGACTATTATGAAGCTTACCGGGGCGATCAGAAGCAGGGGGAATATTGCATCACATCCTGGTCTGATCTTGATGTGGGTGAGGATATTCAGACTTCCTTTAAAAATATGGCAGAATTCATGAAAGGATTCATGGAGGAATTAAGCAAAATGTCACCAGTCCGAATGGATGATAATCCGTTTAACTATATGAATGAAATGGAAGGCTTTCCCGTTTTAAGCCGTCAATTTTCAAATGGTCAGGCAACGCACGAGTCAATGCTGTCTTCCATCAGCAATCAGGATATAGATGAGAGCGAGTTTATAGCACCTGAAGGCTATAAACAAAGAAATTTAATGGGCCAATAA
- a CDS encoding peptidyl-alpha-hydroxyglycine alpha-amidating lyase family protein: MITMTKLMRVSLLAGVAALSMGSIAKAQDVPYEEVPGVWAKLPDGRKWGSTSTVYYAGNGNIWAAERCGGNGNCMDTPDIDPVMLISQDGKILKTFGKGMMVWPHGIHVDKEGNVWIADGRGDEKRGVGHQVHKFSPDGKLLMSLGQAGKAGKGEYIFDQPCDVLVAPNGDIFVADGHSPKGNNRVVKYNSKGEYLMEFGGDGAEFGEMYEPHSLAMDSQGRLFVADRYNDRVQIFTQDGEFINSWRQFGRPSGVYIDKNDILYVADSESNSGGTRNPGWDRGIRIGSAKTGWVTAFIPDPDKGVAFSRAEGVTADEDGNIYGAEVEEMNLRKYVPRGTLPRRRE, encoded by the coding sequence ATGATAACTATGACAAAATTAATGCGTGTTTCTTTACTGGCCGGTGTTGCTGCCCTCTCAATGGGCTCGATCGCAAAGGCCCAGGATGTTCCTTATGAGGAAGTGCCCGGGGTGTGGGCCAAGCTGCCGGATGGACGCAAATGGGGATCAACAAGCACGGTTTATTATGCCGGGAACGGTAATATCTGGGCGGCGGAACGCTGTGGTGGCAATGGTAACTGCATGGATACGCCGGATATAGACCCGGTGATGCTGATCAGCCAGGACGGGAAAATACTGAAAACCTTTGGTAAAGGCATGATGGTCTGGCCCCATGGCATTCATGTGGATAAGGAAGGAAATGTCTGGATCGCCGACGGCCGTGGTGATGAGAAGCGTGGCGTTGGCCATCAGGTTCATAAATTTAGCCCGGATGGGAAACTTCTGATGTCGCTTGGTCAAGCTGGGAAAGCAGGCAAGGGCGAATATATATTTGATCAGCCGTGTGATGTGCTGGTGGCGCCGAATGGCGATATTTTTGTTGCAGATGGTCATTCGCCCAAAGGCAATAACCGGGTCGTGAAATATAACAGCAAGGGTGAGTATCTGATGGAATTTGGCGGTGATGGGGCCGAGTTCGGTGAAATGTATGAACCACACAGTCTGGCGATGGATAGCCAGGGGCGGCTTTTTGTTGCTGACCGCTATAATGATCGGGTGCAGATATTTACCCAGGACGGTGAATTTATCAACAGTTGGCGTCAGTTTGGCCGGCCTAGTGGCGTTTATATTGATAAAAATGATATCCTTTATGTCGCCGACAGTGAAAGCAATTCCGGTGGTACCCGGAATCCTGGCTGGGACCGGGGCATCCGTATAGGCAGCGCAAAGACCGGCTGGGTCACCGCCTTTATTCCCGACCCTGATAAGGGCGTTGCCTTCAGCCGTGCCGAAGGGGTCACAGCTGATGAGGACGGTAATATTTACGGCGCTGAAGTGGAGGAAATGAACCTGCGCAAATATGTGCCGCGCGGCACTTTGCCACGCCGCCGTGAATAA
- a CDS encoding helicase HerA-like domain-containing protein has protein sequence MEDGILIGGNETGQVFLNPRYANRHGLIAGATGTGKTVTLQCLAEGFSDLGIPVFMADVKGDISGISQAGKPHPKIDERVKSIGIDGYTQFGYPVSFWDVFAKKGTAVRSTISEMGPQLLSRLMELNEAQESIISLVFEYADQEGLLLVDLADLRTTLEYLGENTGSLGLNYSVSKASVNAILRRLLMLEREGGDQFFGEPALSLEDFMATDRDGRGRINILAADKLINSPRVYSTFLLWLLSELFENLPEIGDPDQPVLVFFFDEAHLLFNSAPKSLIEKIEQVVRLIRSKGVGVYFISQSPSDIPDTVLGQLGNRIQHALRAYTPREQKAVKVAAQSFRENPKLDTVSVISELGVGEALVSVLQDKAIPSPVERVLIRPPHSRIGKATDEERKAILDNDINMRRYAEPFDPRSAHEILHERMAEKINRQNREEESQRTNYTSVPRTGSRAKAGLRTRTSNRQTAGEAFVKSMARSVGRSLGNKLLRGILGSILK, from the coding sequence ATGGAAGATGGGATTCTCATCGGGGGCAATGAAACCGGGCAGGTGTTTCTTAACCCCCGCTATGCCAACAGACATGGATTAATTGCCGGGGCAACGGGGACGGGCAAAACAGTCACCCTGCAATGTCTGGCGGAAGGCTTTTCAGATCTTGGCATTCCGGTCTTTATGGCTGATGTTAAAGGGGATATTTCAGGGATCAGCCAGGCTGGAAAGCCCCACCCCAAAATTGACGAACGCGTAAAATCTATCGGCATCGACGGCTATACCCAATTTGGCTACCCGGTTTCCTTCTGGGATGTTTTTGCGAAAAAAGGTACAGCAGTCCGGTCAACAATTTCTGAAATGGGGCCTCAGCTGCTCTCGCGGCTGATGGAATTAAACGAAGCACAGGAAAGCATCATTTCCCTGGTCTTTGAATATGCTGATCAGGAAGGCCTCCTGCTTGTTGATCTGGCGGATTTGAGAACCACACTTGAATATTTAGGCGAAAATACCGGTAGTCTGGGTCTTAATTACAGTGTGTCGAAAGCCTCGGTAAATGCCATATTGCGCCGGCTTCTTATGCTTGAGCGTGAAGGAGGCGATCAGTTTTTTGGCGAGCCGGCATTGTCGCTCGAGGATTTTATGGCGACTGACCGAGATGGCCGGGGCCGGATCAATATACTGGCCGCCGATAAACTGATTAACAGCCCGCGAGTCTATTCCACATTTTTATTATGGCTGCTTTCCGAATTATTTGAAAATCTGCCGGAGATTGGCGACCCGGATCAACCGGTTCTGGTCTTTTTCTTTGATGAGGCACATTTGCTTTTTAACAGTGCGCCAAAATCCCTTATCGAAAAAATTGAACAGGTTGTCCGGCTGATCAGATCGAAAGGTGTCGGTGTTTATTTTATCAGCCAGAGCCCGTCGGATATTCCCGATACGGTTTTAGGGCAGCTTGGTAATAGAATTCAGCATGCGCTTCGCGCCTATACACCGCGGGAACAGAAGGCCGTTAAGGTCGCCGCTCAGTCATTTCGGGAAAATCCGAAACTTGATACGGTCAGTGTCATCAGCGAACTTGGCGTAGGCGAGGCGCTGGTTTCCGTTTTGCAGGATAAGGCCATTCCTAGCCCGGTTGAAAGGGTGCTGATCAGGCCACCCCATTCACGGATCGGTAAAGCCACGGATGAAGAGCGAAAAGCCATTCTTGATAACGATATCAATATGCGTCGTTACGCCGAGCCGTTTGATCCGCGCTCTGCCCATGAAATTCTTCATGAAAGAATGGCGGAAAAAATAAACCGGCAGAACAGGGAAGAAGAAAGTCAAAGGACAAATTACACCAGCGTGCCACGAACAGGGTCAAGAGCAAAGGCGGGGTTAAGAACGCGCACCAGTAACAGACAGACGGCCGGGGAGGCTTTTGTAAAAAGCATGGCGCGCAGTGTCGGCCGCAGTCTCGGCAACAAATTGCTTCGCGGTATATTAGGGTCGATACTTAAATAA